The Bacillota bacterium genome includes a window with the following:
- a CDS encoding cysteine desulfurase, with amino-acid sequence MEVNTVYLDHAATTPTAFEAAHAVWWCLTQGFGNPSSVHYLGVSSRALLNKARGQVAALIGAQEHEIIFTSGGTESNNLALRGVLEAAPPGRRRLIVSAVEHSSILSPARQLQEAGFPVTILPVDDLGRVSYHELVQALDYDTALVSIMYANNEVGTVQDIKSFAAVCRKFGALFHTDAVQAVGVKKLDVNDLGVDLLSISGHKIYGPKGIGALYIRSGVDIEPLVRGGGQEFGLRSGTENLPGIAGLGAAADLTLRRLSQIDYLENLRVYLEDQLRQIPGIQFYGDPNRRVPHILCFGIEGLSGPDLVLNLSVRGFCCSSGSACQRQHPSHVLAAMGVPLQKARQAVRISLGWGNTNEQLAAFAAAVWELAAKKG; translated from the coding sequence ATGGAAGTAAATACTGTCTATTTAGACCATGCTGCCACAACGCCAACAGCATTTGAAGCAGCTCACGCTGTATGGTGGTGTTTAACACAGGGCTTTGGAAATCCTTCCAGCGTTCATTATCTAGGCGTAAGCAGCCGCGCGCTGTTGAATAAAGCTAGGGGACAAGTTGCGGCTCTAATTGGAGCTCAAGAGCATGAGATAATTTTTACCAGCGGAGGTACCGAGTCCAACAATCTGGCTTTACGGGGTGTACTGGAAGCGGCGCCGCCGGGAAGGCGCCGATTAATTGTTTCCGCAGTTGAACATTCATCGATTCTCAGTCCCGCTCGTCAGCTTCAAGAAGCGGGTTTTCCAGTGACGATCTTACCTGTTGACGATTTAGGGCGAGTCAGTTATCATGAACTAGTGCAGGCACTAGATTATGACACTGCTTTAGTCAGCATAATGTATGCTAACAACGAGGTTGGCACTGTGCAGGATATTAAAAGTTTTGCGGCCGTCTGCAGAAAATTTGGTGCGCTTTTTCACACCGATGCGGTTCAAGCAGTGGGGGTGAAGAAGCTTGATGTTAATGATTTGGGAGTCGATTTGCTGTCGATATCGGGGCACAAAATCTATGGTCCAAAAGGGATCGGTGCGCTCTATATTCGATCTGGGGTGGACATCGAACCTTTAGTCCGAGGCGGCGGGCAGGAGTTTGGGCTCCGGTCCGGTACTGAAAACCTTCCGGGCATAGCCGGTTTGGGTGCTGCGGCTGATTTAACTCTTAGACGTCTGAGTCAGATTGACTATCTGGAAAACCTCCGTGTTTATCTTGAAGATCAGCTGAGACAGATACCGGGTATCCAGTTTTATGGCGATCCGAACAGGAGAGTGCCGCACATTCTCTGCTTTGGCATCGAAGGCTTAAGTGGACCGGATTTGGTTTTAAATCTGAGTGTTAGGGGCTTCTGCTGTTCGAGTGGTTCTGCGTGTCAGCGTCAGCACCCATCCCATGTGCTGGCGGCAATGGGTGTTCCGCTTCAAAAGGCAAGGCAGGCGGTGCGGATAAGTCTCGGATGGGGCAATACGAATGAGCAGCTTGCTGCGTTTGCAGCAGCCGTCTGGGAATTAGCGGCGAAAAAAGGATAG
- a CDS encoding AAA family ATPase: MKLALKEIILGIALALLVFLAFRGFDITPVVFVAAMLFILKFTMDSRSQGSRFEIIDRRQTVGTSIPKVDFADIGGQETAKREFMEALDFIRMDKEVRNLGIRPLKGILLVGPPGTGKTLMAKAAASYTNSVFIAASGSQFVEMYAGVGAKRVRQLFKKAYTEAEKAGKQTAIIFVDEIDVLGAKRGKNVSHMEYDQTLNELLTQIDGITVNEQVRLLVVGATNRVDLLDPALLRPGRFDRVVSVELPDKDGRLQILRIHAKGKPLAEEVDLEKVAQSTFGFSGAHLESIMNEAAIHALRQKRSHITNDDLREAVEKVMLGEKLDRTPTEQERMRIAYHESGHAMMCEKVNAGSVASVTIVSRGSALGYMRQHAEDDRYLYTKDELMGRIQVCMAGAVAEELIFGQRSTGAGGDIEQAVNIAKQIIYSGLSSLGVVTRELPAGILSRTITKIIQEQEHAVREYLTANQEQLHALAEELLQEEKLSGLKLREILKKSA, encoded by the coding sequence ATGAAACTGGCACTAAAAGAAATAATATTAGGCATTGCGCTGGCACTTCTAGTGTTTTTGGCTTTCAGGGGATTTGATATTACTCCGGTTGTTTTCGTAGCTGCGATGCTGTTCATCCTGAAGTTTACTATGGATAGCCGCAGTCAGGGCAGCCGCTTTGAAATCATTGATCGAAGACAAACTGTCGGCACCTCGATACCAAAAGTGGATTTTGCTGATATAGGGGGGCAAGAGACGGCTAAACGTGAATTTATGGAGGCGTTAGATTTCATCAGAATGGATAAAGAGGTCAGGAATCTCGGTATCCGTCCGCTTAAGGGCATTTTATTGGTTGGTCCACCCGGTACCGGCAAAACGCTTATGGCGAAAGCAGCGGCCAGCTACACGAATTCTGTTTTTATTGCGGCTTCCGGTTCTCAATTCGTGGAAATGTATGCTGGTGTAGGAGCCAAAAGAGTGAGGCAGCTGTTTAAAAAAGCTTATACAGAGGCTGAGAAAGCGGGGAAGCAGACAGCCATTATCTTTGTTGATGAGATTGATGTCTTAGGGGCTAAACGGGGCAAGAACGTCAGTCATATGGAATATGACCAGACTTTAAATGAGCTGTTAACTCAAATCGACGGTATTACAGTCAATGAGCAGGTACGCCTATTGGTTGTGGGAGCAACAAACCGGGTGGATCTGCTTGATCCGGCTCTGCTCCGTCCCGGCAGATTCGATCGGGTTGTGAGCGTTGAACTGCCTGATAAAGACGGCAGGCTCCAGATTCTTCGGATCCATGCTAAGGGTAAGCCTTTAGCTGAAGAAGTTGATCTCGAAAAAGTGGCTCAATCCACCTTTGGCTTCTCCGGTGCCCATTTAGAAAGCATTATGAATGAAGCGGCAATTCATGCCCTGCGTCAAAAGCGCAGTCACATTACTAATGATGATCTGCGAGAAGCAGTTGAGAAAGTGATGCTTGGTGAAAAACTAGACCGAACGCCTACAGAACAGGAACGGATGCGGATTGCATACCATGAATCGGGTCACGCGATGATGTGTGAGAAGGTTAATGCTGGTTCGGTAGCATCTGTAACGATTGTCTCCAGAGGGAGTGCTCTCGGTTACATGCGGCAGCACGCAGAGGATGACCGCTATCTTTATACAAAAGATGAGCTCATGGGGCGGATTCAGGTCTGCATGGCAGGTGCCGTAGCTGAGGAACTGATTTTTGGCCAGCGCTCAACCGGCGCCGGTGGCGATATTGAGCAGGCGGTAAATATCGCCAAACAGATTATTTATTCCGGATTAAGCAGCTTAGGAGTAGTTACGCGAGAACTGCCGGCAGGCATTCTCTCCCGCACAATTACTAAGATCATTCAAGAGCAGGAGCACGCTGTTCGAGAATACCTAACTGCTAATCAAGAACAGCTGCATGCTCTAGCTGAAGAGCTCCTTCAGGAAGAAAAACTGTCAGGATTAAAACTGCGGGAAATTCTGAAAAAATCTGCATAA
- the pgsA gene encoding CDP-diacylglycerol--glycerol-3-phosphate 3-phosphatidyltransferase, with the protein MGLANWITIIRIFFIPVFMAVVLSGAPSGKYLAAVVFGIAAATDGLDGYIARTRKQVTRFGKLIDPIADKLLISAALLTLVELDQISAWIAVIIIGREFAVSGLRILAAADQVVIAASKWGKVKTLTQIIAILLLLLEIPGGMWVMWLAVLVTIISGVDYFYHAQDLLKKTD; encoded by the coding sequence ATGGGATTAGCTAATTGGATTACGATTATACGGATATTTTTTATACCCGTATTTATGGCAGTAGTACTAAGCGGAGCGCCGAGCGGGAAATATTTGGCGGCGGTTGTGTTTGGTATTGCTGCTGCTACAGATGGTTTAGACGGATATATTGCCCGTACCCGCAAGCAGGTGACCAGATTCGGCAAGCTGATTGATCCGATTGCCGATAAACTCCTGATCAGCGCTGCGCTGTTGACCCTCGTTGAGCTTGACCAGATCAGCGCCTGGATCGCTGTGATTATTATCGGCCGAGAGTTTGCTGTTTCGGGACTGAGAATACTGGCTGCAGCTGATCAGGTAGTGATCGCGGCATCGAAATGGGGTAAAGTTAAAACTTTGACCCAAATCATTGCGATCTTACTCCTGCTTTTGGAAATCCCTGGCGGAATGTGGGTAATGTGGCTGGCGGTGCTGGTAACAATTATCTCTGGTGTCGATTATTTCTATCATGCCCAGGATCTGCTGAAGAAAACAGACTAA
- the rimO gene encoding 30S ribosomal protein S12 methylthiotransferase RimO, giving the protein MSIKVGLVSLGCAKNLVDSEIALGYLHDDGYEIVSDPKQADVIIVNTCGFIESAKAESIDAIFEMAAYKEKGSCRCLVVTGCLSKRYQQELWNEIPEIDAVLGTNEMDLLPGIMRRALDGERIRLVRNEYFSYDNPDIPRLISTGAHSAYLKIAEGCGHQCAFCAIPSIRGQYRSRSPESIVAEANKLAALGIKELNIVAQDTTQYGRDIEPKQTLAVLLRDLVKVDIPWIRVLYAYPTSLNQELLDLMAEHENLLSYIDLPLQHAAKSVLKRMLRPGDYDSYLQLLEKIRRTVPQVTLRSSFIVGYPGETETEFNTLLDFLKAAQLDRCGIFQYSPEEGTKAFQLEPQVDEEIKQERYHVAMELQQQISLKKQQKLVGKTLEVLVEGSSEESDLVLVGRHRGQAPEVDGVVYMGLAPVQRGDLVRVKITQVNPYDLVGEIIEGDVI; this is encoded by the coding sequence ATGAGTATTAAAGTAGGATTGGTATCACTAGGTTGTGCTAAGAATCTTGTAGATAGTGAAATTGCCCTTGGTTATCTGCATGATGATGGTTATGAAATTGTTTCTGATCCAAAGCAGGCGGACGTTATTATTGTAAACACCTGCGGTTTTATCGAATCTGCCAAAGCAGAATCAATCGATGCCATTTTTGAAATGGCAGCCTATAAAGAGAAAGGCAGCTGCCGCTGCTTAGTAGTCACCGGGTGCTTGTCTAAACGCTACCAACAGGAGCTGTGGAATGAGATTCCAGAAATAGATGCAGTGCTCGGTACTAATGAGATGGACCTGCTGCCGGGTATAATGAGGCGAGCCCTCGATGGAGAGAGAATAAGGCTGGTGCGCAATGAGTACTTTTCGTATGATAATCCTGATATTCCGCGCCTTATCTCAACCGGTGCGCACAGCGCTTATCTGAAGATTGCTGAAGGCTGCGGTCATCAGTGTGCCTTCTGCGCGATTCCAAGTATTCGTGGACAATATCGCTCGCGCAGCCCAGAATCGATCGTAGCCGAAGCGAACAAGCTTGCGGCATTGGGAATCAAGGAACTGAATATTGTAGCACAGGATACTACTCAGTACGGCCGCGATATAGAGCCGAAACAAACACTGGCTGTCCTGCTGCGCGATTTAGTTAAGGTGGATATTCCCTGGATTCGGGTTTTATACGCTTATCCAACTTCACTTAATCAGGAACTTCTTGATCTAATGGCGGAACATGAGAATTTACTGAGTTATATTGATTTGCCGCTGCAGCACGCTGCGAAAAGTGTTTTGAAGCGGATGCTGCGGCCGGGAGATTATGACAGCTATTTACAACTGCTGGAAAAAATCCGCCGTACTGTCCCGCAGGTTACACTTCGGAGCTCGTTCATTGTGGGTTATCCGGGAGAAACAGAAACGGAGTTTAACACTCTCCTGGATTTTCTCAAGGCTGCCCAGCTGGATCGGTGTGGGATATTTCAGTACTCACCTGAGGAAGGAACTAAGGCTTTTCAACTTGAGCCCCAAGTTGATGAAGAGATAAAGCAGGAGCGCTATCATGTGGCGATGGAACTGCAGCAGCAGATTTCACTCAAGAAGCAGCAGAAGCTGGTAGGTAAAACTTTAGAAGTTTTGGTGGAAGGTTCATCGGAAGAGAGTGATTTAGTACTGGTAGGTCGCCACCGTGGCCAGGCTCCTGAAGTAGATGGGGTTGTTTATATGGGCTTAGCACCGGTACAGCGGGGAGATTTGGTGAGGGTAAAGATTACCCAAGTAAATCCATATGATTTGGTGGGAGAAATAATAGAGGGAGATGTCATTTAG
- a CDS encoding DEAD/DEAH box helicase, with protein sequence MLDPSQIIVPLLNYSNQDLLDNEEVFLDPIQLDHFTVEFSKSGFRSILRELRKRSYDDLDWHRLAQTADELSLTHGFSELLCVSHLAERWQQVGVIPYPHQIKTAEKVLKEMRGQAILADEVGLGKTIEAGIILKEYLLRGLVKRALILTPASLCWQWYQELYEKFDILAGIQRSEWDWEHADILIASIDTAKRQPHCDIIRNIPYDILIIDEAHKLKNSSTAAWKFVNSIQKKYCLMLTATPVQNNLKELYNLITLLKPGQLGTYHRFKQKFMQDLRTPKNPEELRQLLSGVLIRNRRGEGTVQFTKRHVYPIIVELSPEEKALYDQITNLIKASSTMTPFQSNILPLITLQREVCSSFYAAGLTLQKMFEKYNLGADSNIIQLLNETVKIRHNSKCDIVEKLAAEIQDRIIIFTEYRASQEYIRYRLEKAGFPTLAFDGSLSRGRKQWIRYLFQKDGGILVSTESGGEGLNFQFCNHVINYDLPWNPMRLEQRIGRVHRLGQTKDVHIYNLVTKDTIEEHIMFLLHEKINMFEMILGELDTILMHLKWDKSFEGQLMDIFIRNSSREEIQRELARLGDQILETRKEIRKQEWNIY encoded by the coding sequence TTGCTCGATCCATCCCAAATCATTGTTCCGCTCCTTAACTATTCAAATCAAGACTTGCTTGATAACGAAGAGGTTTTTCTCGATCCCATTCAGCTTGACCACTTTACAGTAGAGTTTTCCAAATCGGGATTTCGCAGCATCCTGCGGGAACTGCGCAAGCGCAGCTATGATGATCTTGACTGGCACCGCTTAGCTCAAACTGCTGATGAGCTGTCTCTGACCCATGGCTTTTCTGAGCTCCTCTGTGTGAGCCACTTAGCTGAGCGCTGGCAGCAGGTCGGTGTCATTCCCTACCCCCACCAAATTAAAACTGCTGAAAAGGTATTAAAGGAAATGCGAGGTCAAGCTATACTCGCCGATGAGGTCGGCTTAGGTAAGACTATTGAGGCTGGAATAATCCTCAAAGAATATCTGCTGCGGGGTTTAGTGAAGCGGGCTTTGATCTTAACGCCGGCATCATTGTGCTGGCAGTGGTATCAGGAGCTTTACGAAAAATTCGATATCCTAGCGGGAATTCAGAGATCAGAATGGGACTGGGAGCACGCTGATATTCTAATCGCTTCCATCGATACCGCCAAACGCCAACCTCATTGTGACATCATCAGGAATATCCCCTATGACATACTGATTATTGATGAAGCGCATAAGTTAAAAAACAGCAGCACAGCAGCCTGGAAATTTGTCAATTCAATTCAAAAAAAATACTGCTTAATGCTGACGGCAACGCCGGTACAGAATAATCTCAAAGAACTCTACAACCTCATTACACTGCTGAAGCCGGGTCAGTTAGGAACTTACCATAGGTTTAAGCAGAAATTTATGCAGGATCTGCGCACACCGAAAAATCCGGAAGAGCTGCGCCAACTGCTGTCGGGTGTTTTGATCCGCAACCGCCGCGGCGAAGGCACAGTGCAGTTTACCAAGCGCCATGTCTACCCCATCATCGTGGAACTGTCTCCAGAGGAAAAGGCCCTGTATGATCAAATCACTAACTTGATTAAAGCTTCGAGTACAATGACACCTTTTCAAAGCAATATTCTGCCTCTGATTACACTGCAGAGAGAGGTCTGTTCCAGCTTCTACGCAGCGGGGCTGACACTTCAGAAGATGTTCGAAAAGTATAACCTTGGCGCTGACTCAAATATTATCCAGCTGCTGAACGAAACTGTGAAAATCCGCCACAACAGCAAATGTGACATCGTCGAAAAACTAGCCGCAGAAATTCAGGATCGCATTATTATCTTTACTGAATACCGGGCATCCCAAGAATACATTCGCTATCGCTTAGAAAAAGCAGGCTTTCCTACGCTGGCATTTGACGGTTCGCTATCCCGCGGCCGCAAGCAGTGGATTCGCTATCTCTTTCAAAAAGATGGTGGAATTTTAGTAAGCACTGAATCCGGTGGCGAAGGTTTGAACTTCCAGTTTTGCAATCATGTGATCAATTACGATCTGCCTTGGAACCCAATGCGGCTTGAGCAGCGGATTGGACGTGTCCACCGCTTGGGGCAGACCAAAGATGTGCACATCTACAATTTAGTCACCAAAGATACCATTGAAGAACACATTATGTTCCTGCTCCACGAAAAAATCAATATGTTCGAAATGATCCTTGGTGAACTGGATACCATTCTGATGCATCTTAAATGGGATAAATCATTCGAAGGCCAGCTGATGGACATCTTTATCAGAAACTCGTCCCGGGAAGAGATTCAGCGTGAACTGGCTCGGCTCGGCGATCAGATTCTTGAAACTCGCAAAGAGATCAGGAAACAAGAATGGAATATCTATTAG
- a CDS encoding UDP-N-acetylmuramate--L-alanine ligase has protein sequence MNQRIHFIGIGGTGMGPLAKIFLEMGWQVSGSDLKKSDTTQYLERLGAKIALGHKAENINGADHVVYSSAIPKDNPEYLAAVEQDLRIYHRSEIVAKLLNERRGIAVAGAHGKSTITSMIAWVLEKSGLDPLVMIGAHFEPFGPGAKFGHGGITIAEADESDRSFLRYHPEITVVTSIEADHLENYNGDFTELVSTYRQFLENTKPGGVQILCIDDPQVRSIAEDFPQAVTYGFADDAKWRAEIIDVTPSRTRFTLYKDGDKYGDFSIRVPGKLYVINACAAVVVCDLLGLQPEMIAEHLAEFKGTQRRFQILCETDQGITVVDDYAHHPTEIAATLGAVRAGWNRRVIAVFQPHRYSRTQFLLKEFTTAFADADIIVLTDIFAPPPEKPIPGVSSEIMAEMMRTNGKEVHLIPEQADVADFLAEIVQPGDLVITMGAGPIWKTAHEVCELLTR, from the coding sequence ATGAACCAACGCATCCATTTTATTGGCATTGGCGGAACAGGAATGGGCCCGTTAGCAAAAATTTTCTTGGAAATGGGTTGGCAGGTCAGCGGCTCTGACCTTAAAAAATCAGATACAACCCAATACCTTGAGCGCTTAGGGGCCAAGATCGCACTAGGGCATAAAGCAGAGAATATTAACGGTGCTGATCATGTTGTCTATTCCTCGGCAATTCCAAAAGATAATCCTGAGTATCTGGCAGCGGTAGAACAGGACCTGCGCATATATCATCGCTCGGAGATAGTGGCAAAGCTTTTAAACGAGCGACGAGGAATCGCGGTAGCCGGAGCTCACGGTAAATCTACAATTACATCGATGATTGCCTGGGTTTTAGAAAAGTCAGGACTGGATCCTTTGGTTATGATCGGGGCGCACTTTGAACCTTTTGGACCGGGAGCAAAGTTTGGTCATGGGGGAATTACTATAGCCGAAGCCGATGAATCGGATCGGAGTTTTCTGCGGTATCATCCAGAAATTACTGTGGTAACCAGTATCGAAGCAGATCATCTTGAAAACTACAATGGTGATTTTACTGAACTTGTGAGTACTTATCGTCAATTTCTTGAAAATACCAAACCGGGTGGTGTGCAGATTCTCTGTATCGATGACCCACAGGTACGCAGCATAGCAGAAGATTTTCCCCAGGCTGTCACTTACGGCTTCGCCGATGACGCCAAATGGCGAGCAGAAATTATCGATGTTACACCAAGCCGTACTAGATTCACGCTCTACAAAGATGGAGACAAATATGGAGACTTTTCGATCAGGGTCCCTGGTAAACTCTATGTTATCAATGCCTGCGCAGCCGTAGTAGTCTGTGATTTATTGGGTTTACAGCCGGAAATGATTGCGGAACATCTGGCAGAATTTAAAGGAACCCAAAGAAGGTTCCAGATCTTGTGTGAAACTGACCAGGGCATAACGGTTGTAGATGACTACGCCCATCATCCTACTGAGATTGCCGCGACTTTAGGGGCAGTTCGGGCTGGATGGAACCGAAGAGTAATCGCAGTGTTTCAGCCCCATCGCTACAGCCGCACTCAGTTTTTGCTGAAAGAGTTTACGACGGCATTCGCTGATGCGGATATTATCGTTTTAACGGATATCTTTGCACCGCCTCCGGAAAAGCCCATTCCTGGAGTCAGCTCGGAGATTATGGCAGAGATGATGCGAACTAACGGCAAAGAGGTGCATTTAATTCCAGAGCAGGCAGATGTTGCCGACTTTCTAGCTGAGATAGTCCAGCCTGGAGATTTGGTTATAACAATGGGCGCTGGGCCAATTTGGAAAACTGCGCATGAAGTTTGTGAGCTGTTAACTAGGTAA
- a CDS encoding UPF0182 family protein, which yields MIKRLKWILVGLLLVVLVGIIVGSHFITDYMWFTNLGYANLLTTRLVWEWGLRLGAWLGFTLVLAINLFIMRPVFKQALLHFSNSDHGLEKKHLTWGTVLLSLALGLIYSSGYGRYYFEAAQFFHKSSFGITDPVFNKDIGFYFFQLPVYQLLISALTSALILTIVVCGILYFLSGNFRFEGFGIKLSIYAQKHLSVLVGLLILIKALGYHFQAYDLVYSSGGVIFGAAYTDVNVRLVVFRILTVIAAVVGLIFITRLYVYRKLLIGSLVLWLGISIVGGVLVPVLVQQWLVAPNEFTRERPYIENHIQMTRSAYGINDFLELDYAFNADRELTLEDLEENASTIANIRLWDPRMILQTYRQLQEMRPYYVFNDADVGRYWVDGEYREVLLAVRELDVTLTQNRNWINDHLQYTHGYGVVVSPVSAVSRQQLPEFWMADIPPRGREDLKIEQPRIYYGERTHNYAIVNTLIDEFDYPTGDGNAYYSYQGSGGVKLSSPLHRLVFAVRFGTTRLLLSSDITSDSRVLFYRNIKSRAEKLAPFLRYDHDPYIVISDDGRLYWIIDAYTVSNRYPYAQPTSWGNYVRNSVKVVVDAYNGFVDFYQVEPDPVLDVYSSIYPGWLKSIDAMPEGLKSHLRYPEDLLELQAQIYGTYHMTDPRIFYNREDMWVFANEIYAEREQPVEPYYVVMQLPGSDTPELVLMLPYTPIRRNNLIAWLAARNDADNYGQVLVYRFPKDSLTLGPAQIDATIDQDSEISQLLSLWGQRGSQVIRGNLLVLPINGSLLYVEPLFIQSEQSGMPQLQRVIVAYKDQLVMAETLEQALNLIFGQRETPRTGSEGEAAFDLDSHIAADAYELYLQAQQALRDADFNTFGEAWNQLESVLKQLIDE from the coding sequence ATGATCAAACGACTGAAATGGATTTTAGTTGGACTGCTGCTGGTTGTGCTCGTTGGTATCATTGTAGGAAGCCACTTCATAACGGACTATATGTGGTTTACCAACTTAGGGTATGCCAATCTGCTGACAACCAGATTGGTTTGGGAGTGGGGACTGCGTCTGGGAGCATGGCTTGGCTTTACACTGGTTCTTGCCATCAATCTGTTTATAATGAGACCAGTGTTTAAGCAAGCACTGCTGCACTTTTCCAATTCGGATCATGGATTAGAAAAGAAGCACCTCACGTGGGGCACTGTTCTTCTCAGTCTGGCTCTGGGTCTGATTTACTCTTCTGGATACGGGCGTTATTATTTCGAAGCAGCTCAGTTTTTCCACAAAAGCTCATTTGGAATTACTGATCCTGTTTTTAATAAAGACATTGGGTTTTATTTCTTCCAGCTGCCTGTATATCAGCTTTTGATAAGTGCACTAACCAGTGCGCTGATCTTAACTATAGTGGTGTGTGGGATCTTATACTTCTTATCCGGGAATTTTCGCTTTGAAGGATTTGGAATCAAGCTTTCCATATATGCCCAAAAACACTTGTCGGTTCTGGTAGGATTATTAATCCTGATAAAAGCTTTGGGGTATCATTTTCAAGCTTATGATTTAGTTTACAGCTCCGGAGGTGTGATTTTCGGAGCGGCGTACACCGATGTCAATGTGCGCTTAGTTGTATTCAGAATCTTAACCGTTATTGCTGCTGTTGTCGGTCTTATCTTCATAACCCGCCTTTATGTGTACCGCAAACTTTTAATCGGCTCCCTTGTCCTATGGCTGGGCATCAGTATTGTCGGCGGTGTTTTAGTGCCAGTATTAGTGCAGCAGTGGTTAGTTGCGCCTAACGAGTTTACGCGTGAGCGTCCGTATATCGAAAATCATATCCAAATGACCCGCTCAGCCTACGGAATCAACGATTTTCTAGAACTAGATTATGCCTTTAATGCAGACCGGGAGCTGACCCTAGAAGATTTGGAGGAAAATGCCAGCACAATTGCCAACATCCGTTTGTGGGATCCCCGGATGATCCTTCAAACCTATCGTCAGCTGCAGGAAATGCGGCCTTACTATGTATTTAATGACGCTGATGTGGGGCGGTATTGGGTTGATGGGGAATATCGGGAAGTGCTGCTGGCTGTTCGGGAATTAGATGTTACCTTAACGCAGAATCGCAATTGGATTAATGATCATCTCCAGTATACTCATGGATATGGCGTGGTGGTTAGCCCAGTCAGCGCGGTTTCTAGACAGCAGCTTCCGGAGTTTTGGATGGCTGATATTCCGCCTCGAGGAAGGGAAGACCTGAAGATTGAGCAGCCGCGAATTTACTACGGCGAGCGCACCCATAACTACGCAATCGTCAATACTTTAATCGACGAGTTTGATTATCCTACTGGTGACGGCAACGCCTATTATTCATACCAGGGCTCTGGTGGAGTCAAGCTGAGTTCTCCACTGCACAGATTGGTTTTTGCAGTTAGGTTCGGCACTACCAGACTGCTTTTATCCAGCGATATTACTTCTGATAGTCGAGTTTTATTCTACCGCAACATCAAATCCCGCGCAGAAAAGCTGGCGCCTTTTTTGCGCTATGATCATGATCCGTATATTGTAATCAGCGATGACGGCAGATTGTACTGGATTATCGATGCCTATACTGTCAGCAACCGCTATCCTTACGCTCAGCCGACCAGCTGGGGCAACTATGTCCGCAACTCAGTTAAGGTAGTGGTTGATGCGTATAATGGTTTTGTTGATTTTTATCAAGTTGAACCAGATCCGGTGCTTGATGTTTACAGCAGCATCTATCCCGGTTGGTTAAAGTCCATCGATGCGATGCCAGAAGGGTTGAAATCCCATCTGCGCTATCCGGAAGATCTTTTGGAGCTGCAGGCACAAATTTACGGAACATACCATATGACAGATCCGCGGATTTTCTATAACCGTGAGGACATGTGGGTATTTGCCAATGAGATTTACGCCGAGCGGGAACAGCCGGTTGAGCCATATTATGTAGTGATGCAGCTGCCTGGCTCAGATACACCTGAACTGGTTTTAATGCTGCCGTATACACCAATCCGGCGAAACAACCTGATTGCCTGGTTGGCAGCGCGCAACGACGCTGATAACTACGGCCAGGTATTGGTCTATCGTTTCCCAAAAGACAGTTTGACCCTTGGGCCTGCGCAGATTGATGCCACAATCGATCAGGATTCCGAGATCTCACAGCTCTTAAGCCTGTGGGGACAGCGAGGCAGCCAAGTAATTCGAGGTAACCTGCTTGTGCTTCCGATCAATGGTTCTTTACTGTATGTGGAACCACTGTTCATTCAGTCAGAACAAAGCGGTATGCCGCAGCTGCAGCGGGTGATTGTTGCTTACAAGGATCAACTTGTGATGGCCGAAACATTAGAGCAGGCTTTGAATCTGATCTTTGGTCAGCGGGAAACACCGCGAACTGGTTCCGAAGGGGAAGCTGCTTTTGATCTCGACAGTCACATTGCAGCAGATGCGTATGAATTATATCTTCAGGCGCAGCAGGCGCTGAGAGATGCAGATTTTAACACTTTTGGTGAAGCCTGGAATCAGCTAGAATCGGTTCTGAAGCAATTAATCGATGAATAA
- a CDS encoding helix-turn-helix domain-containing protein — MKELGDLLRQAREEQQMTIEEISEKTKIRTAYLEAIEAGDQSALPDEVYVRGFLRIYAKVLKIDPDEIIRLYDQDDQKIMARIQQPDDQRQSVLERRRARRRKKRIRFFLFVVLVIAGVGLYYYYLSTIGR; from the coding sequence ATGAAAGAACTAGGTGATCTGCTGCGGCAGGCTAGGGAAGAGCAACAGATGACAATCGAAGAAATTTCGGAAAAAACAAAGATCCGCACCGCTTATTTGGAAGCTATTGAAGCCGGTGATCAGAGCGCTCTTCCCGATGAAGTTTATGTGCGTGGTTTTTTGCGGATCTACGCGAAGGTATTGAAAATTGATCCCGATGAAATTATTCGCCTTTATGATCAGGATGATCAGAAAATCATGGCCAGAATTCAGCAGCCGGATGATCAGCGGCAATCTGTGCTGGAAAGGCGCAGAGCGCGACGGCGCAAAAAGAGAATTAGGTTTTTTCTTTTTGTTGTGCTGGTTATCGCTGGTGTCGGATTGTATTACTACTATCTTAGTACAATAGGCAGATAG